Proteins encoded within one genomic window of Brassica rapa cultivar Chiifu-401-42 chromosome A09, CAAS_Brap_v3.01, whole genome shotgun sequence:
- the LOC103840907 gene encoding cysteine-rich and transmembrane domain-containing protein WIH1 has protein sequence MYQDQQHPVGAPPPQGYPPKEGYPPPGYPPAGYPPPPQGYGQAYPAQGYLPPQYPQGPPPQYPYQGPPPQYGQAPQKKKKDSGFVEGCLAMLCCCFLLEACF, from the exons ATGTATCAAGATCAACAACACCCCGTTGGTGCTCCTCCTCCTCAAG GGTATCCTCCAAAGGAAGGATATCCACCACCGGGATATCCTCCGGCAGGTTATCCTCCACCACCTCAGGGATACGGTCAGGCATATCCAGCACAAGGGTATCTTCCACCGCAATATCCTCAAGGTCCTCCGCCGCAGTATCCTTATCAGGGTCCTCCACCCCAATATGGTCAGGCTccacaaaagaagaagaaagactcGGGATTTGTAGAAGGATG TTTGGCTATGCTCTGCTGTTGCTTTCTGTTGGAAGCTTGCTTCTGA
- the LOC103840909 gene encoding telomere repeat-binding factor 3 yields MGGRKKMWTPKEVTALRDGVRKYGSGKWSGILSDSKYGRALKARSNVDLKDKWRNLGAGTFGSRKKKVLAIVAVANDNDGEQEIVPASPVNDDDEGLFASVDTFILEAITSWKKLLRPNKKWILHHVEEKNSMQPGKKWLVASRLEHLVNVGTIIKKNNRYTISPTYAAAEAEQSSPQLLLEGVVNHTKSQEDGEAFKINGMTEEEASSAAAIALEEAEFARAEAEEAAREADRAEEEAEAMQDYAKAVKEVWKNLMRSQTWC; encoded by the exons ATGGGAGGCCGAAAGAAGATGTGGACACCGAAAGAAGTAACAGCTCTTAGAGATGGAGTACGTAAATACGGAAGTGGAAAGTGGAGTGGCATACTCTCAGACAGTAAGTATGGCCGAGCTTTGAAGGCTCGCTCAAACGTGGACCTCAAG GACAAATGGAGAAACCTAGGTGCAGGCACATTTGGATCTAGGAAGAAGAAAGTTCTTGCCATTGTGGCTGTGGCTAACGATAATGATGGAGAGCAAGAGATTGTTCCAGCATCTCCtgttaatgatgatgatgaaggacTCTTTGCAAG tgtggaTACATTTATATTGGAGGCTATTACCAGCTGGAAGAAACTTCTGCGTCCTAACAAGAAGTGGATCTTGCATCATGTTGAG GAGAAAAACAGTATGCAACCGGGTAAGAAATGGCTTGTGGCTTCAAGACTTGAGCATTTGGTAAATGTTGGAACAATAATTAAG AAAAATAACAGATACACGATATCTCCAACCTATGCGGCTGCAGAAGCAGAACAAAGCTCTCCTCAACTCTTATTGGAAGGTGTCGTGAATCATACTAAATCCCAAGAAGATGGAGAAGCATTTAAGATAAACGGCATGACAGAGGAAGAAGCTTCTTCAGCCGCTGCAATAGCGTTGGAGGAAGCAGAATTTGCAAGGGCAGAGGCTGAAGAAGCGGCTAGAGAGGCAGATagagctgaagaagaagccgaAGCTATGCAGGATTATGCTAAGGCTGTGAAGGAAGTTTGGAAGAATTTGATGCGTAGCCAAACTTG GTGCTGA